In the Hordeum vulgare subsp. vulgare chromosome 7H, MorexV3_pseudomolecules_assembly, whole genome shotgun sequence genome, one interval contains:
- the LOC123407018 gene encoding HMG1/2-like protein, whose product MKGAKSKGAAKADTKLAVKSKGAEKPAAKGKKGKAGKDPNKPKRAPSAFFVFMGEFREEFKQKNPKNKSVAAVGKAAGERWKSLSESEKAPFVAKANKLKGEYNKAIAAYNKGESTAAAPKKAAAKEVEEEDEEESDKSKSEINDDDDDEGSDEDEDDDE is encoded by the exons ATGAAGGGGGCCAAATCCAAGGGCGCCGCCAAGGCCGACACCAA GTTGGCGGTGAAGAGCAAGGGGGCGGAGAAGCCGGCCGCCAAGGGGAAGAAGGGAAAGGCAGGCAAGGACCCCAACAAGCCCAAGAGGGCGCCCAGCGCCTTCTTCGTCTTCAT GGGCGAGTTCCGCGAGGAGTTCAAGCAGAAGAACCCCAAGAACAAGTCCGTCGCCGCC GTCGGCAAAGCGGCCGGTGAGAGGTGGAAGAGCTTGAGCGAATCC GAAAAGGCCCCCTTTGTTGCCAAGGCCAACAAGCTCAAGGGCGAGTACAACAAGGCCATTGCTGCCTACAACAAGGGCGAG AGCACTGCTGCTGCCCCAAAGAAGGCCGCTGCCAAGGAggtagaggaggaagatgaggaggaatCCGACAAGTCCAAGTCGGAgatcaatgacgacgatgacgatgagggtAGCGATGAG gacgaggatgacgacgagtaA